In a single window of the Acidobacteriota bacterium genome:
- a CDS encoding type II toxin-antitoxin system HicB family antitoxin — translation MNYTIETELETDGRWIAEVIELPGVLAYGETQDQARIKVQALAFRVIAEQLENGESTPDL, via the coding sequence ATCAATTATACAATTGAAACTGAACTAGAAACTGATGGACGCTGGATTGCGGAAGTGATTGAATTACCAGGAGTCCTTGCCTATGGTGAAACACAAGACCAGGCACGGATCAAAGTTCAGGCACTTGCATTTCGGGTCATTGCCGAACAACTTGAGAATGGAGAAAGCACACCTGATTTGTAA
- the bioF gene encoding 8-amino-7-oxononanoate synthase yields MRNIQSLHDELSSIRQQGRYRSLRTVSSPPEAEVIIDGERLLNFSSNNYLGLATHPRLKIAAEAATRLWGTGSTASRSICGNLELHQQLEAVLASFKGSQSSLVRALLFNSGYHANTGIIPALMQDGDVIFSDALNHASIIDGSRLSRARTIVYAHRDMVDLAAKLEAYPSARRKLIVTDSVFSMDGDTAPLTEIVELASLHNAWVMVDEAHGTGVLGEQGRGLVNQLGLTDRVELQMGTLGKALGGFGAYVVAPEPFIELLINRARSFIFTTGLPPAPVAAAIEALRLIQTEPDHLHRLHQAMHDFGTGLCELGLLHTVPEAPIYPIVLGDETRTMQAMEFLKTRGIFAQGIRPPTVPAGTCRLRMTVMATHTKEHLDQALEALTLMRQKF; encoded by the coding sequence ATGCGCAATATCCAGTCCCTCCACGACGAACTCTCCAGTATCCGCCAGCAAGGGCGGTATCGGTCATTGCGCACGGTCAGCAGTCCCCCCGAAGCCGAAGTCATCATTGACGGCGAACGCCTGCTGAATTTTTCAAGCAATAATTACCTCGGACTCGCCACTCATCCCCGCCTGAAAATTGCTGCTGAAGCCGCCACCCGGCTTTGGGGTACGGGCAGCACCGCCAGCCGATCAATTTGCGGCAATCTTGAACTCCATCAACAACTTGAAGCCGTCCTGGCCAGCTTTAAAGGAAGTCAATCATCACTGGTTCGCGCCCTGCTCTTTAACAGCGGATACCACGCCAACACCGGGATCATTCCAGCCTTGATGCAGGACGGCGATGTTATCTTTTCCGATGCGCTCAACCACGCCAGCATTATTGATGGCAGCCGGTTAAGCCGTGCTCGAACAATCGTGTATGCGCATCGAGATATGGTTGATCTGGCAGCTAAACTAGAGGCTTATCCCTCAGCTCGACGAAAATTGATTGTGACGGATTCAGTTTTCTCAATGGATGGTGATACAGCCCCGCTCACTGAAATTGTGGAACTGGCTTCGCTCCATAACGCCTGGGTGATGGTTGATGAAGCGCACGGAACTGGGGTTTTGGGCGAACAAGGACGAGGGTTGGTCAACCAGCTTGGGTTAACGGATCGGGTTGAACTTCAGATGGGGACACTTGGAAAGGCGCTGGGGGGGTTTGGTGCCTATGTGGTTGCGCCAGAACCATTTATCGAACTGCTGATCAACCGGGCGCGGTCGTTTATTTTCACCACTGGCCTGCCGCCCGCACCAGTAGCCGCCGCCATCGAAGCCCTCCGTTTGATTCAAACCGAACCTGATCACCTGCACCGGCTGCACCAGGCAATGCACGACTTTGGAACCGGTCTGTGTGAATTGGGACTGCTGCACACCGTACCGGAAGCCCCGATTTATCCAATTGTGCTTGGGGACGAGACCCGAACAATGCAGGCCATGGAATTTCTCAAAACCCGAGGAATTTTTGCCCAGGGCATCCGCCCACCAACTGTCCCAGCCGGCACCTGTCGGCTGCGAATGACCGTGATGGCCACCCACACCAAAGAACATCTGGATCAAGCCCTCGAAGCACTCACACTGATGAGGCAAAAATTCTAA